A genomic window from Silene latifolia isolate original U9 population chromosome 11, ASM4854445v1, whole genome shotgun sequence includes:
- the LOC141612663 gene encoding hyoscyamine 6-dioxygenase-like, which yields MYMQNKQIMKKLVSTWADGKTLPDNYVFPPGKRPGDHVVPTSQSIPVIDFSKSKHQDRNYIVQQIVQASQHFGFFQVINHGVPRKLMEETRRVLKEFFELPGEEKAKFCSVDLRKKFILFTSSIDYDTEAVHHWRDALRHSCTPIEECKKDWPLTPLNYRKVVGDYVVNLTELGSRILELICEGLGLERGYFEELSQVPLLTVNHYPACPDPSLTLGAGKHCDPNLITILLQDDVSGLQVYNNGGWIGIEPIPDAFVVNIGYQLQIISNGKLRSVEHRVVTNAEEARTTAAFFIGPRNDCRVEPAKAVISPENPAIYKGIQYADLVKTVRAAFTGQMDCALKPHMIET from the exons ATGTATATGCAAAATAAACAAATTATGAAGAAACTTGTTTCTACTTGGGCTGATGGTAAGACATTGCCTGACAATTATGTTTTTCCGCCAGGGAAACGACCAGGCGATCATGTTGTTCCGACATCTCAGAGTATACCTGTTATTGATTTCAGCAAGTCGAAACATCAGGATCGCAATTATATAGTTCAGCAGATTGTTCAGGCTTCTCAGCACTTCGGTTTCTTTCAG GTGATTAATCATGGAGTGCCGAGAAAATTAATGGAAGAAACGAGGCGTGTTCTGAAAGAATTTTTTGAGCTTCCTGGTGAGGAGAAAGCCAAATTTTGTTCTGTGGATCTCCGTAAAAAGTTCATACTATTCACGAGTAGTATTGACTACGATACAGAAGCAGTTCATCATTGGCGCGATGCTTTAAGACATTCTTGTACTCCAATTGAAGAATGCAAGAAAGATTGGCCCCTGACTCCCCTTAACTACAG GAAGGTTGTGGGAGATTATGTTGTGAATCTGACCGAGTTGGGATCGAGAATTCTAGAGTTGATATGTGAAGGACTAGGGCTTGAACGAGGATATTTTGAAGAACTGAGTCAAGTACCGCTTTTGACAGTCAATCATTATCCTGCATGCCCGGATCCGAGTCTAACGCTAGGAGCTGGAAAGCATTGTGATCCGAACCTCATCACTATACTTCTTCAAGATGATGTTTCCGGTCTCCAAGTCTACAATAATGGCGGCTGGATTGGGATCGAGCCTATTCCTGACGCATTTGTCGTAAACATTGGATATCAGTTACAG ATAATTAGTAATGGAAAGTTGAGGAGTGTGGAGCATCGAGTAGTGACGAATGCAGAAGAAGCTCGAACAACTGCAGCGTTCTTCATTGGACCGAGAAATGATTGTCGGGTTGAACCAGCGAAAGCAGTGATAAGCCCGGAAAATCCAGCAATCTATAAGGGTATTCAATATGCTGATCTTGTGAAAACTGTTAGAGCAGCTTTTACAGGACAGATGGATTGTGCATTGAAACCTCATATGATAGAAACTTAA